The DNA sequence CTCAAATTTGACTGTGGATTCCTTTCCACCACTATTTTCCAGGAAGGCAGCACATTCCTTTGAGCTCCTTCTGAAAACATAAGCCTGAACAGGAAGGGTATAATAAATGATTTTGTTTGAAAGATTCAAGCTTTTAAAGGTATGTCATGCATTCTTTTTGTTCCATGTTATTTATATTCAAAGATATTGATTCAATGATGTAGCAAAATGTGACAGTGACAGATAAAAAATAACCAAGAGAGTAAAAGTCTAAAATATACACAGGAATTGTAGTATTAAATTCCCTACTTGTTGCTGGGAACCCAAAGTGATTATGCTTTGAGTTCCATTTAGTAAAGTGTCTGAACATGACTTGATTGCAGCATGTAGCTCCTTTAGATGACCCCATTTTGGTTGCCTAACCAATCCTGCATAACATAGTAGGCGTGAAAGTTAACCGCTGTCATGAAACTATTCATTTCAAAAGCTGTTATGTTTTGATTCACTAAGAATCGAACTCTAGACCTTCAGACATAGAACTCGTATACTCTGTCATGaaattacttattccaaaaaCTTAAGCTGATAGAAAAATGCAAcattaatagttatatctctaacaacCGCTATCGTCGACATGACAAAGCTTAACTCGCCATCGGTGTAAAAGAGTTTTGCACTTACCATATTCATCCAATGGAGCTTCATCATAATAAGCCGTTATTATATAAGCAGATGCCGTTCTGTCAAAATTGGTTCCTCCATGGTACTGCATGAAATTCATACATGGTGCTTGAGTAAGCAAAAAATTGCAGCAATGGTTTTAATGGTAACAAGTGGGATACCATGTAGTAATTGACATAGCTTCCTTTCTTAGCAATGAACAGAGCAACATTATATGCAATGTCTTCTGCTGATCTTAGATATGGCTTTTCTCCAAAGGCTTGATAACTTCAAATTTCGACATGAAATTAATAGCATTAATCTAGTTAGAGACTTGGATAGTATCAAATTTACTtccattagaaaaataaaaacaaaaatgatatgTGAATTACAATGAAGAATTCAGCAAGAGAAACATACAAACTAGTCCAATTCTCTGTCCATAAAGAAGGCTTGTTAGGAGAGTTTGGACCCTTAAATGTTTTTCCACACCTCATGCCATTGCAAGCATTTATCTGCGAATAAATGTACTTAATTAATAAATGTTTATAATAATCccccaaaaaaaaaggaaattctCTTGTACCTATAGTATTTGTGTCGAATTTGCTTAAAAAATTAACTAGTAAACGAGTCGTGCAgttatttttatatgaagttCATAATTGAAAActgttagatgataatttagtaaaatttgttaagttatctaataatttttaaatattaacttcaCATGGAAATAACTGCATATAAATTTCTACCAAATTAAATAGTCGTTTAAATAGAATAGTAACCATTGGATCAGGGGCATCATCTTGCTTGCACATAATCCAAGGCACCCCAGTATGGAGTCCAACGGCCATTTGAGCAGCCCAACGAATATAGGAGCTTCCTTGCTCATGATAAGCCTTTTCAACATTTCCATATTCATTTTCAATCTACAATTATATCAACAATTTGGATTAACAATAGTATAATACTACTAAAGTATTTGTTTAAAATTAGCAAGAAGTTGTTGTAGTTGACTTAGAATTATTTGAACCTGAGAAAGTATTATAGGCCCTCCTTGAGAAGCATAAAGATTGGCTGATTTCATCAGGTTGACTATTTTGGCAGCGAACCTTTGCATGTGAAACTGTCATTAATCATTCCCAAATTAAATACTTATTATGAATGTCAGAGTAGTGCTTCTATTACTATAACAAAAATGTTCTATGCATCAAGTCAACACCAATATgaagtttaaataaaaaagttactaTCAGTTAAATATTGAAGATATGAACCACACTATTGTTACGGTGAAAATTCGCTCCAGTTAACTTCATATGAAATTGATAACGagagtcgttaaataatttaataggtttgactaaattattattatctAATAGTTCTCAATTATTAACTTCACATATAAAATTAATTGCACCTAAATTTTCaccattataatttataaaaattaaagaactaTATATAATACCTTATATTGATTGTTATCAGTTCTAAAAGTAATACCCGGAATGTCATGTAACCACAATGGTAGACCCCTGCAGCCACAAAATCAGAAGTAATTAAGAAATTTCTTTAATATGCTTAATTATTACACgtatttattattatgattattatttggCTAAGAGTTCATTAGATccagttaatatatatttttaaaaatgtgaaaattcacgtgcagtcgacttcacgtgaagttgatagttgagagccattagatgaaaatttagtcaaatcagtcaattCATTTAATggctctcagctatcaacttcacatgaagtcgactgcaTCTAAGTTTTcaccttttaaaaaatataattttttggtaAGTAATATTAGCTTGAAAAGGGGTCTAACCCATAAGTCCATTCACTCTCAATGTAGGGTCCAATTCGAAGGGTTACATATAAGCCTTGTGCTTGAATTTCCTTAATGAATCTCACTAAATCACGTCTTCCACTAAAGTTGTACTGCAAATTCAAGTGCCAAAACAaagtcataaaataaaataaataattaataatttaattactctACCGATCCTTATAATTTCATtgaattttcaattaaatttctaTATCATATTAGATTTTGTATCTAAGTTCCTACCGTGACagaattgttaaaattaataaaatattctgttaaactaTATAGAATATTCAGTCAAGTGTTAGAAATATTTGTTTTGcttaacagaatattctattaattctaaCGTTTTTATCACAGTagagacttaattacaaaatctgatatagtATAGAAAATCAATCGAAaagaaaaaatgcataaaaacctaattaaaaatttaataaaactataaggactgacagaataattaaattataattaattctatATGTAAATATAATGAACACTAGTTAGTTATTAGTCTTAGGTTACCTGTCCTTGTTGAGGCTCATGAAGGTTCCAAAAGACGTAAGTTTGTATGACATCTAACCCACCTTCTTTAGCTTTTGTGATTAAATCAGGCCACATCTATTAAAATTGACAAcaaattaacatttttttttggtgactaaattaaCATTTTTTGTATGCTCTGGCATAACATCaacaaacaattttttttctaaaaaaaaatataaagaactatcttttagttagttaaattaggcaattttttattgtaaaattatttttttaacttttatttttatagaattttagcatttaaaatttaagaatttagaatttaaaattaaaaaaattgattgatattttcaaaaaaaatctgaACATAATCAAAATTGGTACAAAGTATGAAAGACATTTGTCTGAATTGTCTCCTTAAAGATTTGTTATTCGAATTTAGTTGTAATGATTAAAACATGATTGGTGATATGAGCTGTATTCATACATGTATTATCGCAAACACATGGATTTCATTGGACGTTtctagttaaaaaattaattaatatcaataataatttgagTAACTAAACATATTTAAAGATATCCATATTCAGTTTAagttcttctatttattttaaaatattatcacTTTGATTAaactgatttatttttttaaaataaatcaatgTATATAAGAGTACGATTGATATTTAAAGacattaattagttttttttttgtaccAAATTAGTCGATAATTATTTTGAAATAAATagagtaaaaagaatgaaaaattaattaaatatattttaattaaaatattttttaggaaaaCAAATGCTTCaagaatatataaataatatctttattttattattatattggaACAATGTTATTAATAAGTTATTTAAAACCTAGTTCTCACCCaaccaaaaataagtaaatataaatataaataaaaaagaggaaCATGATATCAAGCTCTTGTCTAATATGTCATTTTTATTTGAACGAGCAATTGTTAACAATATAAGCTTGACTCAAACATTATAATGCCTGGAGATATAAATGTCAACATGTagagcttttatatatatatatatatatatatatgcgctcACAATTAATAACTCACACATCATAGTGGTCaactaaattaaaaatgataattaatGATAAGGagtagaaaatatctaaaattattttatataacataataattataattttatagacATAATAATATtcgtaattatatattaattatatctaaaattatgtaattattttagcaataactaataaatattaaataaaacaattttagactatttaaattatttttttattgtcttttaaatattattgaattaaaaaaaataaagcttAATAGCGTGGATCAAAGATCAAAGTTCAGAATAATTTTATGGAGATCAACCTCTTTCTCATGGGCCACCAACCCCATGTGATAACTATATATGCACATAATATACAGCAGATGCcactatatatattattgtagttAAGAAATTAAGTATTTACATACATAAATGTCTTATACTAGTAGATATATTAAACTTATAATAAGTGATATAATGTTCTATTACAATCTCAAATAGCCTAAAGATAAATGTATAATCTTAGTTTATTTGATGTATCATACTAgttgaaaatatatatatgatcAATGATCATACTCTATATAGTATATAAGTATATGCAACTCAATTTTTCTTTCTTAGAGTAAAATCAAAtccattaaattaaattttaataatagatGATAACATAGAAGAATAATaattgccaatgagttataactcaaatggcatagactccccatactcaattaagaggttgtgggtttGAGTCTCCTATCTTCCAAActtttgccaatgagtaatagctcaaatggcatagtctcctcatactcaattaagaggttgcggtttcgagtctcatatctttagtaaaaaaaaaatagaagaataataattatttagACAAGATCGAACATATTAATAAGGCTTGCAAGAACAAAATGTAAATCAAtgctttctttgaaaattttcttGCCTAATAATAACAGAGAGACAATGAATTAGCATTGTTCTCAAACGCTAAAAAACACACAACAATACAAAAAGAAAACTCTTATTTAAACGTATATAAACATAATGTAAATACGTATTCAAAAGAATTGAGTCTACATTATTgctaatgaaaaataatttagataacAAAAAGAATGAAGGTACCTCAGGAGTGCTGCGAGGATAGTGAATAGAACCGGAGAATAAGATTCTATGTTGGCCATCAATAATTAAGGATCTGCCGTCGTAGGTGACGGTGGCGAGGACGGTGACAAACGCTGCCGCCGttagaaggaggagaagagaggagTAGTAGAAGCATGACGATGGCTTCAACATCATGCTGAGTGTTATGTATTGTATGAGAGTCAAAGAGTATACAAAATATTCGGAGAGAGACTCTCTATATATCACTCTTATATTATCAACACTTGTTCTATGTTACTTGTTCTTCATCCATGCCTAGATTTACGTATCCATTTCTTTATTATTTCTTActgtatttcatttttttaattaaatagagTTCAGATTCGTAAAAAATTTATGAGATTAGAGGATACTGTGAggaatcaaaaaaaatattttactactATATATACATAGATAATAAGGTTACGTTACTATGTTATATAGATCTTAATGAAAAAGATTCATGAATTTAATTGCTGCTTAGTGGACGTTTAATTTTTGGATCCAAATTTTAATCCTTTTGTTTTGAAAGTGaaccttttttctccttttaaaaAGAAAACCTCAATAATCACGCGATTAACattcaaaattgaaattaatgctGATCAATCATTTATTCAATATTCAACTATAAATGCATTATTATTCCTTTTGAAACTTAAATGATTTCGAAAATCAGATATCTATATCATGTGTATATGAAAATAATGAGTAATCAaaattgtaaaatatatattaaaaaaattaaattatacatagataaaatacatattaaaaaaatggtttaattattctgctggtccctatagtttcgtaaaatttttaattagatccctatactttttttcttttaattgagtctttgcaccaaatttttttttaattggtccctacactttttttttttccttttatttaggtccatgtaccaattctttttttttttagttgggtccctataaaattaagcccaTTACTACTAAGaggaacttaattgaaaaaaaaaatttagtggaGTGAGCCAGTGAcctaattaaaaagtaaaaaagtataggaacctaattgaaaattttacgaaactatagggactgatagagtaattaaacctaaaaaaattgatatatttatTGATTTGATCTTTCTTTTATAAAGTGATGCTAAACATTTAAGTCTTTTATGAATTAagtctaataaaattaaataataaaatttggaaTGATGCTAatcataactaatttttattatattaaactaattttactagacttagttaataaaaaaacttaaatagtatagcattattcttttttatatctCTTATTTGGCTTTTTCATTGAAATGTCACTATTttgaacattatttatcaaattATCACTCTTTCGAGACATTATCCGattgtcccttttttttttttttttggttaccgTGACaactgatttttttaaaaaaattgggaaCAACTTGACTACTATATATTAggccaaattattttttattatatactagtATATATACCTATGTgatgtataaaaaaatatctattcaatttatatttctattagtattttttaagtttatattctttactaatttatttaattatataaaaattattaaaagtctTAATTCAtccttctaattattttcttaatttataaataaatatttttttattttttatctttttaatattttatgaaaataaCACATATATTTAAATTCTTATTCATTTAAGTATTAAGATGATAAATTAGGCATCCTAATCATTactcatattttattattctatattatattattttataaatattttttaataattactaaaaaaaaatacaaactttaGTTATATTACATATTCATATGTGATTAATAAAAATTGACATGTTATAATACAATGGTGTAATTATAGATAAAATGGCTAAAATAGAGATATTGTAAATTAAATCAGATAAACACCTATATTATTATTCTCTTAAATGGACaaatctaaataaattaattcgaAATCACTATTACATTTTTGTTTCTTACAACCCTATTTAttattcaaaatctcaatttcCATAATTTAATTTCCATTATATCTTGACTAGGTTCAACTAAtggacacaaaaaaaaaaaaaactaatttttcttttaaatgtgATGTAAATAATAAGAACCCAATTCAAATATCTATATCAAATAATTCCAACTTATTAACCTGCTTTTTTACTACTATTatccaataatattttttttggtgactatccaATAATatgttgtaaatatttttctccaaaattttaACTCGCATGAATACAAATGGATGATTTTAGTCATTAACAGAATTATATACATACAATATACATATTCATAATACATATAGATTTTCTTTGTTAAAGTGTTACAAAATTATAAACCGttgtttttaataattaattttagaaatagaCATGCTATTCAACCAATATTTATTCGGCTAATATCTTAACGGttgattttaaaaaactaatattaaaataatggtaaaatattataaaaatgttAATTAAATGTTTATTAAACTATTATTACaaattgtttgttttttttttttttttttgtcaagtggattggacaaccccaatCCTAGGTATTACACCCATGTATTACACACTCACACAACACACTATATGGGTACACTATTAATATGGGTTCTATATTCTTCACTAAGGATTCGAACCCGGATGCAGCTCCTAGCAAGGCAGGTGATGCTGCCATTGAATCAAGGCCTCAGCTGAAAAATTGTTTGTTTAATGAATTTTGTTCGGTGCACAGGAAAGTAATCTAAACTCTATATTGGcctaataaacaaataaataagtccATGTCCATCAATTTAAATTTGTCTTGACTTGATCCAAAATATAGTGactgaaatttaaaataagaaagaaaagacaaGCCCAATCACAAGTCCATGAATTAAAAGAATGAACCCAAGTGACCACAAGTTTCATACGGTTCTCTCACTCTTGGTAACGAActtcaaattcaattcaattaagtTTTTTAAAACTTCCACTAAAAGCCATCACTTCTCTATTCTCTTTCTTGTTTCGGTCACATCACtcaatcaaagaagaagaaaggagaaaatgaaaaacTACAAAAGATAGGTTTTGAAAAAAGGCAAAAAGATTGTTGCCATAtcaaagcaaaaaaggagggggTTTCAGTCAAGTAGTAAATCTCATTCGGTCAAGCACATCAAAAATTTTCTTTCCTCACTTGTGCTATGCCGAGGAACTAAGAAAGAAACTACAAGGTCACAAGTACAAAAGAAGTAACAATGGAGAATATGAAGTCAACTTGGTTCAGAAGCTCATCAACGCTCATAATTAAAACTTGGAGCCAAAGTcaagctctttgaagaagtttgaagaaaaaggatgagagagaaaaagtgaGTTGTATGCAACAGATTcaatcttctctctcctctctgttGAAGTCGCTGCTAGTCTCTGaggttggagaagaagacagtgttAGGTTGGACCTTATTCAGCCTTGGAAACTTcactcttctatattaagggtgaacggccaagggttgaaAGTAAAGAGAGTAAGTGAAAAGCACAGAGTTCACTCTTATAGCTATCCAAACTGttagagttcttctccttcatgtaGTACTttaagtattttctttttcttagttttgattTATCTGAGTCTCATTGTAAAAGACAAACATGGTGATATTtataagaaaaagccaatgagaggTAAAATGCAGTGAGTAAGACTAGGagaaaaaatcataagatgtctcaGGTTTGCTTTGTACATATTTCTGTTTTGTGTCATAATCCTGTGAAAatttccttgcaagttgggttaacaCTTTGCTGTTGAAAGCTAGATTGAGGTCTAGTCAAATTTAGATTGGggttagaatctggatttgtcccagatatAATTGGGTAGATCCTAAgaaagaattggtgtttgtaatattGAAAAagagatagtgaaattccatcatagtTCTGATGGAGATTAGATGTAGGCTATATTGCACCAAGTAGCTGAACCAGAATACATctgatgttttcttcttttctatttcgattctgtttctgttacttaggagacaaaatgaaaatgtctctcaACTCGGTAcgagacaaaagtaaaaatatcttctatgtttatgtaagaaaataaaagtactatACAATAGAAAAAGAAACTAAGATTCAACCACCCATTCTTTTAGTCACTGATAACCTCATTAACATATATATCACATAACTCAATTTTTAACaacatgaaaaattaattttaaatattacaattaatttttcttaattactTTATATATTCACTTTTCACATTTTTTCTCAACTAAcatcaaattttataataattgttgattgatCTCATTAATATTgacccttttttttatttctgtttcttcttcactgttttaattttttttcttcttcttctatgctCAAATTTCCATGACACTGTTTCAcccttgttcataccctggcccaataaataggcccaggatccaagcaaagaagcccaacccaaaggggtTGGCCCTCCcccagtaccagccttcatccccagaagtcggtactgaacacgacctgctccagagaagtcggatacgagggttagctggcagataacactcagtcgaatgagtaactgcccctagaaactctctaaccacttcgtagagccatatcttaacctccctaagatatgggaacggttatccacctaaaaaggtggcactacttcagcggtggttattggttcaccactataaataccctgacatccctcaggtatcactaagtcccAATACATTCTCAacttgctcacactcttgctaacttaggcattggagtgtcattgcaggtaccaccccccattcttccacacgcacaagtcggacggaggaacaccgagtttcAGGTGCACTCGATAGCCACCTCCCTCAtgcgtttgggccaaccaacgtcaTCCGGCCCACTAATctctggttacccaccgtaacattggcgccgttgccggggacccgagagattaaccagtgatggcggaaagATCCCCTGAAGAaggtcatgtggagacagattctgatCAAGAGAATTTGAACACTGGAAACAATGAAGCAGATCAGAACCTCCACCAGGAAGCTAATGATCAAAATAAGGAAGGCACTTCCGGAATCAAAAATCCGAAGGTAAACTCCTCGGAGGGGCGCGAGTCAGAAAAAGAAGGACCCCCTCTCGCTAGTGAGCTTATGGGGCTAATCCATAGCCGCCTCGAGCAGCTAGAACAGGAGCGGGAACGACAAAGGGAAgctgaaaagaacctaaaagaggagatggagcgacgaaaagagttagaaagaaaactcttaaagttagaatcctccctcaagggTCGGAATTCCCAAGGCGATAGAGAAGATTCTCCCTTAGGAGAGAAAGATCcgtttagcgaggacataatgagggcaaaagttccgagaaactttagaagccccgatatggacctctacgatggaaccaccgatccaaagcatcatctgagcaactttaaaagtcggatgtatctgaccgacgcttctgacgctacgcgatgcaaagctttcccgacaaccttgtcaaaagcagcgatgaa is a window from the Arachis hypogaea cultivar Tifrunner chromosome 17, arahy.Tifrunner.gnm2.J5K5, whole genome shotgun sequence genome containing:
- the LOC112762478 gene encoding beta-galactosidase 16, which gives rise to MMLKPSSCFYYSSLLLLLTAAAFVTVLATVTYDGRSLIIDGQHRILFSGSIHYPRSTPEMWPDLITKAKEGGLDVIQTYVFWNLHEPQQGQYNFSGRRDLVRFIKEIQAQGLYVTLRIGPYIESEWTYGGLPLWLHDIPGITFRTDNNQYKFHMQRFAAKIVNLMKSANLYASQGGPIILSQIENEYGNVEKAYHEQGSSYIRWAAQMAVGLHTGVPWIMCKQDDAPDPMINACNGMRCGKTFKGPNSPNKPSLWTENWTSFYQAFGEKPYLRSAEDIAYNVALFIAKKGSYVNYYMYHGGTNFDRTASAYIITAYYDEAPLDEYGLVRQPKWGHLKELHAAIKSCSDTLLNGTQSIITLGSQQQAYVFRRSSKECAAFLENSGGKESTVKFENIPYVLPPRSISILPDCKKVTFNSGKVSTQNNARVRAMIPQLKFNTAERWKVYTEAIPNFDDTTLRANKLLDQISTVKDTSDYLWYTFRFNDKAPIVQSLLSVLSQGHVLHAFINGVLVGSAHGTHDSRSFVTECKVNLTNGMNVSLLSATVGMPASGAYLESKVAGLRSVKVQGRDFTNQAWGYQVGLQGEKLQIYTDIGSSKVQWGNFQSSVKPLTWYQTTFDAPAGKDPVVLNLGSMGKGEAWVNGQGIGRYWLSFHTENGDPSQTWYHIPRSILKSTGNLLVLFEEETGNPLEITLDTVIYK